A single region of the Actinoplanes sp. SE50/110 genome encodes:
- a CDS encoding phosphatidylglycerol lysyltransferase domain-containing protein gives MTMVMERTAEVRPLPQRWVRPPSSRRVVARVVQFVGAVSAVSSVLPPRHHQVALLAGMIPTTGLLTARVASGVVGVLLVYLGSGLRRGKRRAWQVALTLSLIAIGLHLVKGGLIPMAVAGGIVALLLSRRHEFTAEGDPRNRWRAARACATFLSAGFALGFAEIAVRVDHLTGRPGVLSWAAHALLGLVGITGPVHFVSPLADLTVTVTTGAFGLLAFASAALLLLRPSTGAAASPGDDPARLRAVLDRHGDGDSLGYFALRSDKQLVWAPSGRAAVAYRVVNGVSLASGDPLGLPSEWPQAIGQWLADCARHGWTPAVLACGTAGGRAYQKTGLDVIELGDEAIVDVAGFSLDGRPMRGVRQAVARIRRAGYTCAVLRQRDLPAETLAEAVACANALRDGKVERGFSMALSRLGDPGDGDCVLVLCRDEEGTLRGLLQLVPWGRRGLSLDLMRGDRTAPNGLTELMIVSAIEAAPGFGVARISLNFAVLRSVFARAEELGAGPVIRLWSRVLRAASRLWQIESLYRANAKYQPDWQPRFLCFPSARDLPRIAIAALRAESFLPTGGPSSIAACPATPPAQVAEGSATQKAQVAEGSATQKVQVAEGSATQKVQVAEGSVDGSATPPADPAGGAATPPGPAPGPVPGGPAGDGS, from the coding sequence ATGACGATGGTGATGGAACGGACGGCTGAGGTGCGGCCGCTGCCGCAGCGGTGGGTGCGCCCGCCGTCGTCGCGTCGTGTGGTGGCACGGGTCGTGCAGTTCGTCGGCGCGGTCAGCGCGGTGTCCTCGGTGCTGCCCCCACGGCACCACCAGGTGGCGCTGCTGGCCGGCATGATCCCGACGACCGGGCTGCTCACCGCGCGGGTGGCCTCCGGGGTGGTCGGCGTGCTGCTGGTCTATCTCGGTTCCGGGCTGCGCCGCGGCAAGCGCCGGGCCTGGCAGGTCGCGCTCACCCTGTCGCTGATCGCGATCGGCCTGCACCTGGTCAAGGGCGGGCTGATCCCGATGGCGGTGGCCGGCGGGATCGTGGCACTGCTGCTGTCGCGCCGCCACGAGTTCACCGCCGAGGGCGATCCGCGCAATCGGTGGCGGGCGGCGCGCGCCTGTGCCACGTTCCTCTCCGCGGGCTTCGCCCTCGGTTTCGCCGAGATCGCCGTACGCGTCGATCACCTCACCGGCCGCCCCGGCGTGCTCAGCTGGGCGGCCCACGCGCTGCTCGGACTGGTCGGGATCACCGGCCCGGTCCACTTCGTCTCGCCGCTGGCCGATCTCACGGTGACGGTGACCACCGGGGCGTTCGGGCTGCTGGCGTTCGCCTCGGCCGCGCTCCTGCTGCTGCGGCCCAGCACCGGGGCGGCCGCGTCGCCCGGTGACGACCCGGCGCGGCTGCGCGCCGTGCTCGACCGGCACGGCGACGGCGACTCGCTCGGCTATTTCGCGCTGCGCAGCGACAAGCAGCTGGTCTGGGCGCCGTCCGGCCGGGCCGCGGTGGCCTACCGGGTGGTCAACGGGGTGAGCCTGGCCTCCGGTGACCCGCTCGGGCTGCCGTCGGAGTGGCCGCAGGCGATCGGGCAGTGGCTGGCCGACTGCGCCCGGCACGGCTGGACCCCGGCCGTGCTGGCCTGCGGCACCGCCGGTGGCCGGGCGTATCAGAAGACCGGGCTCGACGTCATCGAGCTGGGTGACGAGGCGATCGTCGACGTGGCCGGGTTCTCGCTGGACGGGCGGCCGATGCGGGGGGTGCGGCAGGCGGTCGCCCGGATCCGCCGGGCCGGCTACACCTGCGCCGTGCTGCGCCAGCGCGATCTGCCGGCGGAGACGCTGGCCGAGGCGGTGGCGTGCGCCAACGCGCTGCGCGACGGCAAGGTGGAGCGCGGCTTCTCGATGGCCCTGTCCCGGCTCGGCGATCCGGGCGACGGCGACTGCGTGCTGGTCCTCTGCCGCGACGAGGAGGGCACGCTGCGCGGGCTGCTGCAGCTGGTGCCGTGGGGACGGCGGGGGCTGTCGCTGGACCTGATGCGCGGTGACCGGACGGCGCCGAACGGGCTGACCGAACTGATGATCGTCTCGGCGATCGAGGCGGCGCCCGGGTTCGGGGTGGCCCGCATCTCGCTGAATTTCGCGGTGCTGCGCTCGGTGTTCGCCCGGGCCGAGGAGCTGGGCGCCGGGCCGGTGATCCGGCTGTGGAGCCGGGTGCTCAGGGCGGCGTCGCGGCTGTGGCAGATCGAGTCGCTGTACCGGGCCAACGCCAAGTATCAGCCGGACTGGCAGCCCCGCTTCCTCTGCTTCCCCTCGGCCCGCGACCTGCCCCGGATCGCGATCGCCGCCCTGCGTGCCGAGTCGTTCCTCCCCACCGGCGGCCCCTCCTCGATCGCAGCCTGCCCCGCCACACCGCCGGCCCAGGTCGCCGAGGGCTCGGCGACGCAGAAGGCGCAGGTCGCTGAGGGCTCGGCGACGCAGAAGGTGCAGGTCGCTGAGGGCTCGGCGACGCAGAAGGTGCAGGTCGCTGAGGGCTCGGTCGACGGATCGGCCACACCGCCCGCCGACCCCGCGGGGGGAGCGGCCACCCCACCCGGGCCCGCACCCGGACCTGTCCCCGGCGGCCCCGCCGGGGACGGCTCGTGA
- a CDS encoding alpha/beta hydrolase family protein: MRIDAPATVLVTVAFTLLATVSLGLLWRRARLLTRIGLAALVLVLVTGSAGLQLNRMTETYPTWGTLAGLPSPEMHIGERLVSYPVRGPASGLDMTMTVYFPAAYRADPRRRFPVIEALHGFPGTPSTWVRRLDIVRHLDQEIASGRMAPAVVLLPYLTPRRLLDTECTNLVGGPQTETYLTRDVPEWTMAHLRVRADRAAWGLTGYSAGGFCAMNLLLRHPDRYAAAASLSGFADPGIKVGDHSEATTNNVAWRLEHLPRPRVAMWIGWAADDHLARSGSREVVQAAKAPVTVVTAVVPHGGHSHAAWQQMEGPAFDWLSAHLARAE; the protein is encoded by the coding sequence GTGAGGATCGACGCGCCCGCCACGGTCCTGGTCACCGTGGCCTTCACCCTGCTCGCGACGGTGTCGCTGGGCCTGCTCTGGAGGCGGGCCCGGCTGCTCACCCGGATCGGGCTGGCCGCTCTGGTGCTCGTGCTGGTGACCGGGTCGGCCGGGCTGCAGCTCAACCGGATGACCGAGACCTATCCGACCTGGGGCACCCTCGCCGGTCTGCCGAGTCCGGAGATGCACATCGGCGAACGGCTGGTCAGCTATCCGGTGCGGGGCCCGGCCAGCGGCCTCGACATGACCATGACCGTGTATTTCCCGGCCGCCTACCGGGCGGATCCGCGGCGCCGGTTCCCGGTGATCGAGGCGCTGCACGGGTTTCCCGGCACGCCGTCGACCTGGGTACGCCGGCTCGACATCGTGCGGCATCTGGATCAGGAGATCGCGTCGGGTCGGATGGCGCCGGCCGTGGTGCTGCTGCCCTATCTGACGCCGCGGCGGCTGTTGGACACCGAGTGCACCAACCTGGTCGGCGGCCCGCAGACGGAGACCTATCTGACCCGTGACGTGCCCGAGTGGACGATGGCGCACCTGCGGGTCCGGGCGGACCGGGCGGCGTGGGGCCTGACCGGGTATTCGGCGGGCGGCTTCTGCGCGATGAACCTGCTGCTGCGGCACCCGGACCGGTACGCGGCGGCGGCCAGCCTGTCCGGTTTCGCCGATCCGGGGATCAAGGTGGGCGACCACAGCGAGGCGACCACGAACAACGTCGCGTGGCGCCTGGAACACCTGCCCCGGCCGCGGGTGGCGATGTGGATCGGCTGGGCCGCCGACGACCACCTGGCGCGCAGCGGCTCCCGGGAGGTGGTGCAGGCCGCGAAGGCGCCGGTCACCGTGGTCACCGCGGTGGTGCCGCACGGCGGCCACAGCCATGCGGCCTGGCAGCAGATGGAGGGCCCGGCTTTCGACTGGCTCTCCGCCCATCTGGCCCGCGCCGAATAG
- a CDS encoding discoidin domain-containing protein: MAALVPAILLIPGPAVAAVGRPGGGEPRARVWVTTVDRSELLHERSPVGFRRGSSALTTITVNPERTFQRMDGFGAALTDAAASVLYRLSAADRADAVQQLFDPEKGIGVSFLRQPIGSSDFTAAAAHYTYDDVPAGQTDFGLRHFSVEHDRAQILPLLRAARRLNPRLTVLATPWSPPAWMKTGGSLIGGRLRDDPRIYDAYARYLVRFVQAYAAAGVPVDYLTVQNEPQNRLPGGYPGTDMPVRQEAAVIERLGPLLRQVSPRTRILGYDHNWQTHPGDVGSTPPGEDPETDYPYRLLDSPAGKWLAGTAYHCYSGDPGAQTALHEAHPDKGIWFTECSGSHGAGDTDEQIFRGTLTWHARTLAIGVPRNWAKSVVNWNIALDSGGGPHLGGCGTCTGLLTLLPDGTVRRDAEFFTIGHLSKFVRPGAVRIASTSFGTTGWNGQIMDVAFRNPDGSTALVVHNENDEPRSFAVAVGARTFEYTLPGGALATFVWPRSVGARPGEIPLTGATAVAVPPGEGAPLAVDGDASTRWSSGAAQAPGQYLQVDLGADRVFRRVAVDSGDNLGDYARGWQLSVSRDGATWTTVAAGAGTGQLTEVALRPTRARYLRITSTGGSGSWWSVADLRLYR; encoded by the coding sequence GTGGCGGCACTTGTTCCAGCGATCCTGCTCATTCCGGGCCCGGCGGTGGCGGCCGTGGGGCGGCCCGGTGGCGGGGAACCCCGGGCGCGGGTGTGGGTCACCACGGTGGACCGCTCGGAGTTGCTGCACGAGCGGTCACCGGTCGGCTTCCGCCGGGGGAGCAGCGCACTGACCACGATCACGGTGAACCCGGAGCGGACCTTCCAGCGGATGGACGGCTTCGGGGCGGCGCTCACCGATGCCGCGGCGAGCGTGCTCTACCGGCTGAGCGCGGCGGACCGTGCCGACGCCGTACAACAATTGTTCGATCCTGAAAAGGGGATCGGGGTCAGCTTCCTGCGGCAGCCGATCGGCTCGTCCGACTTCACCGCCGCGGCCGCGCATTACACCTATGACGACGTGCCGGCCGGGCAAACCGATTTCGGGTTGCGGCATTTCAGCGTGGAGCACGATCGGGCGCAGATCCTGCCGCTGCTGCGCGCGGCGCGCCGGCTGAATCCGCGGCTGACCGTGCTCGCCACGCCGTGGAGCCCGCCGGCCTGGATGAAGACCGGCGGCTCGCTGATCGGTGGGCGACTCAGGGACGACCCGCGGATCTACGACGCGTACGCGCGGTATCTGGTGAGATTCGTCCAGGCCTATGCCGCCGCGGGTGTCCCGGTCGACTACCTGACCGTGCAGAACGAGCCGCAGAACCGGCTGCCCGGCGGCTATCCGGGCACCGACATGCCGGTGCGCCAGGAGGCGGCGGTGATCGAGCGGCTCGGCCCGCTGCTGCGTCAGGTCAGCCCGCGCACCCGGATCCTGGGATACGACCACAACTGGCAGACCCACCCGGGTGATGTCGGGTCCACCCCGCCCGGCGAGGACCCGGAGACCGACTACCCGTACCGGCTGCTGGACTCCCCGGCCGGGAAGTGGCTGGCCGGAACGGCCTACCACTGCTATTCCGGCGATCCGGGTGCGCAGACCGCCCTGCACGAGGCGCACCCGGACAAGGGCATCTGGTTCACCGAGTGTTCCGGTTCGCACGGCGCCGGCGACACCGACGAGCAGATCTTCCGCGGCACCCTCACCTGGCACGCCCGCACGCTGGCCATCGGGGTGCCGCGGAACTGGGCGAAGTCGGTGGTCAACTGGAACATCGCGCTGGACAGCGGCGGCGGCCCGCACCTGGGTGGCTGCGGCACCTGCACCGGGCTGCTGACCCTGCTGCCGGACGGGACGGTGCGCCGGGACGCGGAGTTCTTCACCATCGGGCACCTGTCGAAGTTCGTCCGGCCCGGCGCGGTGCGGATCGCCAGCACCTCGTTCGGCACCACCGGCTGGAACGGCCAGATCATGGACGTCGCGTTCCGCAATCCGGACGGCTCCACCGCGTTGGTGGTGCACAACGAGAACGACGAGCCGCGCAGTTTCGCGGTCGCGGTCGGCGCCCGCACCTTCGAGTACACGCTGCCCGGCGGGGCGCTGGCCACTTTCGTCTGGCCGCGCTCGGTAGGCGCCCGCCCCGGCGAGATCCCGCTGACCGGGGCGACCGCGGTCGCCGTCCCGCCGGGCGAGGGCGCGCCGCTGGCCGTCGACGGCGACGCGTCGACCCGGTGGTCCAGCGGGGCGGCCCAGGCGCCCGGGCAGTATCTGCAGGTCGATCTCGGCGCCGACCGGGTGTTCCGCCGGGTGGCCGTCGACAGTGGGGACAACCTCGGCGATTACGCCCGCGGCTGGCAGCTGTCGGTCAGCCGGGACGGGGCCACCTGGACCACGGTGGCCGCCGGCGCCGGGACCGGTCAGCTGACCGAGGTGGCGCTGCGGCCGACCCGGGCCCGCTACCTGCGCATCACCTCGACCGGCGGCAGCGGCAGTTGGTGGAGCGTGGCCGACCTGCGCCTGTACCGCTGA
- a CDS encoding phospholipase: MPTAVRSLFAAAVTATAVVAVATPAAAAPADKLSVLSGFTQTSAGSYTSWLAARNNQGAWSDYGFDWSTDYCTTSPDNPLGFDFKLSCARHDFGYRNYKAVGTFDANKDRLDSMLYADLKRKCATYSTLSQAACNSVAWTYYQAVHNFGSLAAVDQADIRSAAALEKS, translated from the coding sequence ATGCCCACCGCCGTTCGTTCCCTGTTCGCCGCCGCCGTGACCGCCACCGCCGTGGTCGCCGTCGCCACCCCGGCCGCCGCGGCCCCCGCCGACAAGCTCAGCGTCCTGTCCGGCTTCACCCAGACCAGCGCGGGCAGTTACACCAGCTGGCTCGCCGCCCGCAACAACCAGGGCGCCTGGTCGGACTACGGGTTCGACTGGAGCACCGACTACTGCACGACCAGCCCGGACAACCCGCTCGGCTTCGACTTCAAGCTGTCCTGCGCGCGGCACGACTTCGGGTACCGCAACTACAAGGCGGTCGGCACGTTCGACGCCAACAAGGACCGTCTGGACTCGATGCTCTACGCCGACCTCAAGCGCAAGTGCGCCACCTATTCGACGCTGTCACAGGCGGCCTGCAACTCGGTGGCCTGGACGTATTACCAGGCGGTGCACAACTTCGGTTCGCTGGCGGCGGTCGATCAGGCCGACATCCGCTCCGCCGCGGCGCTCGAGAAGTCCTGA
- a CDS encoding class I SAM-dependent methyltransferase — MSASINDRQRRQHATSFGAAAREYRRGRPPYPREAVDWLLPTGAATVVDLGAGTGKFTELLVAPGREVIAVEPSAGMREQLADAVPAATVHGGTAERIPLPDASADAVLMAQAWHWVDPELAVPEIARVLRPGGTLGLVWNIRDSREPWVAELDDLLHHHSRQDLDTAPELPAPFAAAERAEFSWRHTLTRDAVLDMIASRSYVIVLPEPERAELLGNVTELLASHPDLADHDDIVLPYVTRCTRATR; from the coding sequence GTGAGCGCATCGATCAACGACAGACAACGCCGGCAGCACGCCACGTCGTTCGGAGCCGCCGCCCGCGAGTACCGGCGCGGCCGGCCGCCCTACCCGCGGGAGGCCGTCGACTGGCTGCTCCCGACCGGCGCCGCCACCGTCGTGGATCTGGGCGCCGGCACCGGCAAGTTCACCGAGCTGCTGGTCGCCCCCGGCCGTGAGGTGATCGCCGTCGAGCCGTCCGCCGGGATGCGCGAGCAGCTGGCCGACGCGGTGCCCGCCGCCACCGTGCACGGTGGCACCGCCGAACGGATCCCGCTACCGGACGCGTCCGCCGACGCGGTGCTGATGGCCCAGGCCTGGCACTGGGTCGACCCCGAACTCGCGGTCCCGGAGATCGCCCGGGTGCTGCGCCCCGGCGGCACCCTCGGTCTGGTCTGGAACATCCGGGACAGCCGCGAGCCGTGGGTCGCCGAGCTCGACGACCTGCTGCACCACCACAGCCGTCAGGACCTCGACACCGCGCCGGAACTGCCCGCCCCGTTCGCCGCCGCCGAACGCGCCGAGTTCTCCTGGCGGCACACCCTGACCCGGGACGCGGTGCTGGACATGATCGCCTCCCGCAGCTACGTGATCGTGCTGCCCGAGCCGGAACGCGCCGAACTGCTCGGCAACGTCACCGAACTCCTCGCCTCGCACCCCGATCTCGCCGACCACGACGACATCGTGCTGCCCTACGTCACCCGCTGCACCCGCGCGACCCGCTGA
- the map gene encoding type I methionyl aminopeptidase has protein sequence MIELKSTGEIARMAVTGQFVGELLAELSGTAAVGVNLMDLEHHARRRIEQRGAESCYWDYAPSFGRGPFRNVLCLSVNDAVLHGLPHDYVLRDGDLLSIDMAVGIDGWVADSAVSVIVGEPDPDDLALIESTEVALEAGIAAAQPGGRLGDISAAIGEVAHAYGLAVNLEFGGHGLGRTMHEAPHIPNNGRARRGMRLDPGLTIAIEPWFCRGTDKIKFDADGWTIRSADGSRTAHSEHTVAITESGPQVLTRRPA, from the coding sequence GTGATAGAACTCAAGTCCACCGGCGAGATCGCCCGGATGGCGGTGACCGGCCAGTTCGTCGGCGAGTTGCTCGCCGAGCTGAGCGGGACCGCCGCCGTCGGCGTCAACCTGATGGATCTCGAACACCACGCCCGCCGCCGGATCGAGCAGCGCGGCGCCGAGTCCTGCTACTGGGACTACGCCCCGTCGTTCGGCCGCGGCCCGTTCCGCAACGTGCTCTGCCTGTCGGTCAACGACGCGGTCCTGCACGGCCTACCGCACGACTACGTCCTGCGCGACGGCGACCTGCTCAGCATCGACATGGCGGTCGGCATCGACGGCTGGGTCGCCGACTCGGCGGTCTCGGTGATCGTCGGCGAGCCCGACCCCGACGACCTGGCACTGATCGAGTCCACCGAGGTCGCCCTGGAAGCCGGCATCGCCGCGGCCCAGCCCGGCGGTCGCCTCGGCGACATCTCCGCGGCGATCGGCGAGGTCGCCCACGCGTACGGCCTCGCGGTGAATCTGGAATTCGGCGGGCACGGGCTCGGCCGCACCATGCACGAGGCCCCGCACATCCCGAACAACGGCCGCGCCCGCCGCGGCATGCGCCTCGACCCGGGCCTGACCATCGCCATCGAGCCCTGGTTCTGCCGCGGCACCGACAAGATCAAGTTCGATGCGGACGGCTGGACCATCCGGTCTGCCGACGGCTCGCGCACCGCCCACTCGGAACACACCGTCGCCATCACCGAATCGGGACCACAGGTCCTGACCCGGCGCCCGGCCTGA
- a CDS encoding helix-turn-helix domain-containing protein → MVRQPLTPEQIAAGRRLGAALRAARAGRGLVEVALAAGISPETLRKIEAGRLPAPAFGTVVCLSRALDVPLGDLADVWLADTAVSRAS, encoded by the coding sequence ATGGTGCGCCAACCACTGACCCCCGAGCAGATCGCCGCGGGCCGGCGTCTCGGGGCCGCGCTGCGGGCCGCCCGGGCCGGTCGCGGCCTCGTCGAGGTGGCACTGGCGGCCGGCATCTCACCGGAGACGCTGCGCAAGATCGAGGCGGGCCGGCTGCCGGCGCCCGCGTTCGGCACGGTGGTCTGCCTGAGCCGGGCCCTCGACGTCCCGCTGGGTGACCTGGCCGACGTCTGGCTCGCCGACACCGCGGTCAGCCGCGCGTCCTGA
- a CDS encoding GGDEF domain-containing protein has translation MTTWSMLQISEYFTAVTRAGDEASVARVAVQRATEATDAELGAVVCGDTLTASVGLGRSPDPALFLGLRSETAAFPGVGEAYVSMHALAGDNTERLVVARTDEPFTAEERQMLQGMAKVLGLALRSLRTLAAEQQLRREREREAEDRLVLVRALERRERLLETLLRIQRAAGQGTPLHEQLDTITGEARRLLPDAAVVLVLSDADDPASAAGPYDRSSVLLLAERTMAAGEPVVDGDLTGAPVYRGDRLAGALVFAGHGGDVRESERRDVLAAFSEQASLALTGAHTAAAVHEAHHDPLTRLPNRALFLRRLEKSLAENASAALLYLDLDLFKQVNDTLGHAAGDELLRGVADRLVGAVRDTDMAARFGGDEFAVLLEPITGEAQAWEIAQRVVDAIARPFDIAGRAVLTRASVGIAYTGPGRSAAHVLEDADLAMYRAKKTMPGTCRAFDPRMRSEELRPAC, from the coding sequence ATGACCACCTGGTCGATGCTGCAGATCAGCGAATACTTCACCGCCGTCACCCGGGCCGGCGACGAGGCCAGCGTCGCCCGGGTCGCGGTGCAGCGGGCCACCGAGGCCACCGACGCGGAACTGGGCGCGGTGGTCTGCGGCGACACCCTGACCGCGTCGGTCGGGCTGGGCCGCTCCCCCGACCCGGCGCTGTTCCTCGGGTTGCGCTCGGAGACCGCGGCCTTCCCGGGCGTCGGCGAGGCGTACGTGAGCATGCACGCGCTGGCCGGCGACAACACCGAACGGCTGGTGGTGGCCCGGACCGACGAGCCGTTCACCGCCGAGGAACGCCAGATGCTGCAGGGCATGGCGAAGGTGCTCGGGCTGGCCCTGCGCAGCCTGCGCACCCTCGCCGCCGAGCAGCAGCTGCGCCGGGAACGCGAGCGGGAGGCCGAGGACCGGCTGGTCCTGGTGCGGGCGCTGGAACGCCGGGAACGGCTGCTGGAGACGCTGCTGCGGATCCAGCGGGCGGCCGGCCAGGGCACCCCGCTGCACGAGCAGCTCGACACGATCACCGGGGAGGCCCGGCGGCTGCTACCGGACGCGGCGGTCGTCCTGGTGCTCTCCGACGCCGACGACCCGGCGTCGGCCGCCGGACCCTACGACCGGTCGTCGGTGCTGCTGCTCGCCGAGCGGACGATGGCCGCCGGCGAGCCGGTCGTCGACGGCGACCTGACCGGGGCGCCGGTCTACCGGGGTGACCGGCTCGCCGGCGCACTGGTGTTCGCCGGGCACGGCGGTGACGTGCGCGAGTCGGAGCGGCGTGACGTGCTGGCCGCCTTCAGCGAGCAGGCCAGCCTGGCCCTGACCGGCGCGCACACCGCGGCCGCGGTGCACGAGGCGCACCACGACCCGCTGACCCGGCTGCCGAATCGTGCGCTGTTCCTGCGCCGGCTGGAGAAGTCCCTGGCGGAGAACGCCTCGGCCGCCCTGCTCTACCTCGACCTGGACCTGTTCAAACAGGTCAACGACACGCTCGGGCACGCCGCCGGCGACGAGCTGCTGCGCGGGGTGGCGGACCGGCTGGTCGGCGCGGTTCGGGACACCGACATGGCGGCCCGCTTCGGCGGTGACGAGTTCGCGGTGCTGCTCGAACCGATCACCGGCGAGGCGCAGGCGTGGGAGATCGCGCAGCGGGTGGTCGACGCGATCGCGCGGCCGTTCGACATCGCCGGGCGGGCGGTGCTGACCCGGGCCAGCGTGGGGATCGCCTACACCGGGCCGGGGCGCAGCGCGGCGCACGTCCTGGAGGACGCGGACCTGGCGATGTACCGGGCGAAGAAGACGATGCCGGGCACCTGCCGGGCCTTCGACCCGCGGATGCGCTCGGAGGAGCTGCGCCCGGCCTGCTGA
- a CDS encoding FIST signal transduction protein, giving the protein MDAERWFGVGRSLLADPAEAGSQACREALGGRRASLVIVFASLTHATPEMAAAVHAAAGGDVLMIGCSTSGEYTSDGGGAGVVVNALGGYTAAVRAVPHDSVDLYTAGETVASALDDVDAEHRVLLMLGDGRSGDQQEVVRGAYAVSGAQVPLIGGCAGDNVTQTGTFAFFSDGGPVQVLPNAVLGAALGAPSPFGIGMAHGWHRLDEPMVVTRSEGGKIYELDGEPALDVYLRRTGAPEGLSADPSAFLQFATIRPLGLARRTGEDIRIIFACDAAERSISGLADTPEGAMVWFMAGETDEVVGAAAAAGRAAMESLSGAAPLGVLVFDCCVRPIALGEDSTELATERLRDALKPVPFGGFYSNGEIIRQAGAKGMHHLTVAALALS; this is encoded by the coding sequence ATGGACGCAGAGCGTTGGTTCGGGGTCGGGCGCAGCCTGCTGGCCGACCCGGCCGAGGCCGGAAGCCAGGCCTGCCGCGAGGCGCTCGGCGGCCGGCGCGCCAGCCTGGTGATCGTCTTCGCCTCGCTGACCCACGCCACACCGGAGATGGCCGCCGCGGTGCACGCCGCGGCCGGCGGTGACGTGCTGATGATCGGCTGCTCGACGTCCGGGGAGTACACGTCGGACGGTGGCGGCGCCGGCGTGGTGGTCAACGCGCTCGGCGGCTACACCGCGGCGGTGCGCGCGGTGCCGCACGACAGCGTCGACCTGTACACCGCCGGCGAGACGGTGGCCTCGGCGCTCGACGACGTGGACGCCGAGCACCGGGTGCTGCTGATGCTCGGCGACGGGCGCAGCGGCGACCAGCAGGAGGTGGTCCGCGGTGCCTACGCGGTCAGCGGCGCCCAGGTGCCGCTGATCGGTGGCTGCGCGGGCGACAACGTGACGCAGACCGGCACGTTCGCGTTCTTCAGCGACGGCGGTCCGGTGCAGGTGCTGCCGAACGCGGTGCTCGGCGCGGCGCTCGGCGCGCCGTCGCCGTTCGGGATCGGGATGGCGCACGGCTGGCACCGGCTCGACGAGCCGATGGTGGTGACCCGCAGCGAGGGCGGCAAGATCTACGAGCTGGACGGGGAGCCGGCGCTCGACGTCTACCTGCGCCGCACCGGGGCGCCGGAGGGGCTGTCCGCCGACCCGTCGGCGTTCCTGCAGTTCGCCACGATCCGGCCGCTCGGGCTGGCCCGGCGCACCGGCGAGGACATCCGGATCATCTTCGCGTGCGACGCCGCGGAGCGCTCCATCTCCGGCCTGGCCGACACGCCCGAGGGCGCGATGGTCTGGTTCATGGCCGGCGAGACCGACGAGGTGGTCGGCGCGGCGGCGGCCGCGGGCCGCGCCGCGATGGAGTCGCTGTCCGGCGCGGCACCGCTCGGGGTCCTGGTCTTCGATTGCTGTGTACGTCCGATCGCGCTGGGCGAGGACAGCACCGAGCTGGCCACCGAGCGCCTGCGGGACGCCCTGAAGCCGGTGCCGTTCGGCGGGTTCTACTCCAACGGCGAGATCATCCGGCAGGCCGGGGCGAAGGGGATGCATCACCTGACCGTGGCCGCCCTCGCGCTGAGCTGA